The Vanrija pseudolonga chromosome 1, complete sequence genomic sequence ttcttgcccttggtctGGGCATTGAACGTGTCGATGAGGGCAGggtgggcagcagcaaaGGCCTCGTCGAGTGTCTTGAGCTCGGCAGCCTGGATCCAAGTCTTGTAGTCTGGGGCTGATGCCGCGTCGTACGCCTGGGGAATGGATGCGCCGAGAATGAAGGGGCGGTCGCGAGGGTCGACGGTCGAGGTGATATGtgtcgccgtctcggcgtcggtacGGTGGATGCTGACTACCTCGGCGCCCATGATGTCGAGCTGAAGCTTGGCAGCGATGTGGCGGCGAACGGCCTCCGACAGCGGAACAACAACGTAGCCGACaccgtccttgccgtcgtAGCGCTTGCAACCCGAcagcaggtcgtcgatgtggaagccggcgacgccggcctggACGAACAGCTTGACAATCTTCATAACTGACGACTGGAAGCCAAAGCCCGAGTCACCGTCGGCGATGATGGGGATGATGCGGTAAGGTTTGCCGAGGGCTTGAGCAGTACGCGCATGCACAAGCTGTGAACGGTACAGCGTGGCGACCTTGCTCGGGACAGTGTCATATGTGTAGTCGGAGAGGTCGGTCGAGGGGTCCTTCGTGGTTACGTCGGACATGGCTGACACGCCACCCGAGGCGTAGACAACATCTGTGGAGTGTCAGTGGGCCACCAGCAACACACACAACGGGCACGTACCAAGACCCGACTCGGACAGCACTTGCGCCGTGATGCCATCACCAGCACTGATGGTGAGGTTGACAGACTGATCCCTGGCATGCCTCGTGAGGGTCTCGCGAAGGAGGAGGCCCATAGCACTAGCTCCATCTCCTTCTGGGAAGATGTCGCGAAGCtgggcgacctcggcggcagagTATGGGCGAGTGATGCCGCGTTGGGACGGGGTAGCCCACCATTCCTCAATCGCCGCGGCTGAACGCCACGCGTCGAGATTGTCGTTGAGTGTAACAGTCATCGTCTTGAATTTCAAACGCTGGTatggggtggtggtcggtTGGGCTTCTCGGTCGCTTGTACCAGTCCATGATGCTTTCGATCTCTCTTTATCGATATTCCAGCGTCGGACAaggtgccgccgcgcgctggacCGGCCGACAATCTTGCTGCGCCCGCcatcggcctcctcggctcaACCGTCCGGCTATCGCGAGTTCCTGGGCCCCACCGTGCCCAACCCAGCCGCGAATGTGGGGTGACGTGTGGCCGCTCGATAGGAATGCAGCAAAGGCAAAACAGCTCGATTGCTATCGGGCGGCAAGTGGTGCGCCAGTCACATGGCAACTGTCGGCACTTGGTGCGACCCGGAGACCCCACAGAGTCGGTGAGGCCTGGACAACCGAGGGCAGGCATGAGGAcagaggcggcggagagAGCGCCGCCAAGATCCAGCCAGCTGCTCCCTTCAGGACATTTTCTCTGTGGTCGTCGTTGGAACAAACTGTTTGCTCACCACCACTTGGATCTCACAGGATTTGATGCAGCGGCGCAACGGCCGATGCTCACTATCTTGGTGCCCCTCGCGTCGGCTTTGTGCATACCCCAGGCTCCTCACATACCCACGGCAATGACCTCAATGTTGATATATCTTATCCACAGTTCCAAGGCGGGATGATGATGTCCCAAGCCCACGGCAGCGATACTCCACCGGCCCCACCGCCCCCTATCTCCTCGATCTCAGCATGGCCTCCCACCCCAACTCTGGACCGCACACTCCCTCTGCCGATGACGAAAAGCGTAGCATGACCCAGCAGGAtgttgtcgaggtcgtcaacaACCCCTCCCACCCCGTTCAGTACACCAGATGGCAAAAGTTTGTCTCTGCGGTCTGGGACCCGTGAGTATTAGGGCTGTAGACCCAGCTGACGAGGCGCAGAGACTACTACCTCAAGTCGGAGGCCGAGCGTCGCCTTGTTCGCAAGCTTGACACGTACAtgctcgtcgccctctgCTTTGGTTGGCTCATGAAGGCAAGTATTGCTTGTTGACCCAGCTAATCGAGCAGCTCATTGACCAAACCAACTTGGCCAACGCCTACGTCGTGAGTAGTCTCGGTATCCCGATGTGACCGAAACTGTGTTGACAATGACAGTCGGGCCTCAAGGAGGACCTCCACATCCAGGCCAATGAATACACTCGCATGTTGACCATCTACAATGCCGTCTACTGCGTGCTCCAAGTCCCTTCCAACATGATCGTCATGAAGGTTCGCCCGTCGtggtggctggctggttgtgAACTGGGCTGGACAATCTTCACGTTCGCCCAGGCGGCCGCTCAGACTGTACCCCAGATGTACGTCTTTCGCTTCTTTGTCGCCTTCTTCGAGGCAGCGTTCCAGCCCGTCTCCTACTTCTTGCTGGTGAGTCGGATGCCCACCCACGCCATCTCACACTTGCAGGGCTCGTGGTACACCAAAAAGGAACTCGGCAAGCGCATGGCTATTTGGTTCTCGGCTGCTCCTCTGGGCAATGGTGCGTCAACAGTGCCAGCTACACCGACCTGACACCTACAGCCTTCTCTGGATACATGCAGGCGGCCATCTACAAGGGTCTGAACGGCAACCACGGCATCGCTGGCTGGCGTTGGCTGTACATCGTCTGCGGCTGCATGACTCTCCCGGCAGTCGTGTgcgtcttcttcctcgtccccGACTTCCCAAACACTACCAAGGCGTGGTACATTACCGAGGAAGAGCGCGAGATGGCCAGGAAGCGCTGCGCCAACAATGGCACTGAAGATGTCCACAACGTCGTCTCATGGAGCGCCTTTGTCGACATGGCCAAAGGCTGGCGCTTCTGGCTCATCCCCTTCATGTACATCTTCTATGGCTTCTGCGTACAGGCGTACCAGTACTTTGTGAGTTCAAGCCGACGCGGCACCACTAACGCCGCAGGGTATCTTCCTCAAATCGGCTGGCTTCTCGGTCGAGATGCGCAACATcctcccctcgtcgtcctggaTCGCCTCCGTCCCCTTCCAGATGTTCATTGGGTACATTTCGGACAAGACGGGCTCGCGATTCGAGGTGATCATGTCGGTTCTCTCCCTGCAGCTCATCCCCGCCGTCATCCTTGCCATTTGGCCCAAGAGCACCGACCTCAAGATTGGCGCCTTCTTCATGAACGTCATCTTCTTCACCACCTCGATCATTTACACTTGGATCAGCGAGATCTGTCATGCCAACGCCcaggagcgcggcgttgTTCTTGGTCTGACCAACACGGCCTTCTTCGCCGTCAACGCCTGGCTGCCCaacgtcgtcttcctccaaACCGACGCCCCCAGCTTCCGCAAGGGCTTCCCAACTCTCCTCGCCTGCCTTGTCTCGTGCATGATCCTGGTCTGCGTCGTCAGGATCCTGTACACCAGgcaggagaagaagcggGCCATCGAGGCAGGCCTCGTGGACGGCGACGTTGAGCAGACGGGTGTGGGTATCAAGCACTAGTTCTCATGGTCTGGGTGAGCATAACCTGCTCTACGAGGAATTTAGCAGTGAAAGTTGTTGGTAGTAGCAAGCAAGTAGGGCAAGAATGAATGGTTGTACGTGTGGGCCATCGTTACAGCCGGGTAGAGCGGAGAAGCCGTGGAGCGGACACTCTCGTCGCCTGCAAGTGCCCAACCACACTGGTCTGCTTACAACCTGTCCATGACTGTGACGATGTGGTGGTGTCGCTATCGAAGTTGGGCTGATAGCCACTGTTGATTGGCAAGCGTCAGCCACGTCAGCCATCCCTCGGAACTCCCGGGCCTCTTTCGATAGTGAACGACCGCGGAGTGAATGCATTGGGGGCTCCTTCAGTTGGGGGTCCCCCTCGGCCAGGATCCGACGCAATTGATAGACGAGAACAAGATACGACAGGGTAAAGGTTTGCCCGCTGGCCCCTTGAACCGACCGCCGGTTACAAGCGCCAAGCGACAATGAAGCGTCGGCCCCACTTTCCTGTCGGCATCACCGCCGCCTCTCAGCATCCCAATCTGACTTTGCACATTCACTCAACAAACACACACTGCATGTCTTCAGAGACATCGTCGGAGCGGTCGGCTCCCACTggaccgactcggcggcgcgcgccaagcggAGTGCCCCGTCTGAGCACACGCACGGTCGACGGCGGAGCCATCGCCTGCCAGCGATGCCATCACAGGAAGAAGAAGgtccgcccccgccgaggccCCCCCGGGCTCGTGCTGACAGTGCCAGTGTGATCGCGAACGGCCGACCTGCGGCCCTTGCTCTCGAGTCAAGGCCGATTGCATCTACGACATCCCCATCTCTGATAGGTCACACCCCGGGTGAGTATCCGTATAATGTGGGGGGGTAAGGGTCAAGACCGAGGTCTGTCTGGTGCAGTCGTGGGGCACCATTTCCAACAGAGCGGGATAGCTACACGCGATACCGACAGTTGGGTAGACATTGGCATTGCGATAGGTGAcgcggggagggggggtaCAGTCGGTGGACCTGTGGTTTCCTGCCaggagagggggggagggtggcTATCGTGACCACGCACCTCTTCACGATCACATTTGACTCCTCCCGTGACACCGCTGATGACCGACAGTTTCGTCACAAACCTGCTGTCTGAGAATGCGGCACAGAAAGAACAGCTCAGCACACTCCGCAGCCAACTGTCATGGCTCGAATCGcgcgtcaaggagctcgagcacgccagTGCTGCGACAGATACGGCTCTCGCGGCAGAGACGTTGCTCCTCCACGCCCTTCCCACGAATGTCATGCACCTCGATGAATCGATGGATACTTCCAGCAGCTTACCGCCGACCACAATGGATCGCGATACCTTAAACGATCCTGGAGGCCATGCGACACTTGCGGAGCGCATCATTCAGCAAATCCTTACCACCGAGAGGGGCTTGACGCTACGCCAGTCCATTGGGGAACAGCTCGGTGCACCAGACGACGATGAGTCTCGCGAGTCAGATCAAACCACGTCTCCACTTGCACCATGGCCTCCAAAACCTCTCGCGCGCAAGCTGGCCAATCTCTACCTCGACTGGACAATCGCCTTTTATCCCCTTGCCCGGAGATCCGAAGTGCTTGCAGAGTaagtcggcctcgacggcctgcaCTAAACACCTCAGTGTGGATGAGCTATACGCTGTCGCAGGGTCAGATGTCCCAACAGATGACACGTTTCCCGACCCAGACATTCGAGTCTTCCGACTGCTTATCATCCTCGCCGGTGGTGTCAACATCGCCGAGACCCAGCGCGGATGTCCTCGTTCGGAAACGTCGACTTCGCTGTGCCATCAGGCGTATCGCCACTTCCCGGCCGTCTTTAGACGAAAGGAAGAAGTGAGCTCAAGTGAAGTACCGTCGCTCACGCTTAGGAATGCATCGCAGGCATGACTCTGTACGCCAACTACTGCCTCCTCGACTTTGGGCGCATGTCCCCCCACCACGTCATTGGCATTGTGGCCAGGTTTGCTATCGAACTTGGTTTCCACAAGGAGGACCCATCGCTCCCCCTCGACCAGCAAgacgagcgacgccgactaTTCTACACCATCTAcaacctcgaccgcgtcgttGCTGTCACCAATTCCCAACCTCTCGCCATTCCCGACTCGATCATCACTGTGAAACTCCCGAACAAGGTCGAGGCAACCTCCCCCATCCACAGACACATTGAGGCCACAAGCTTCTTCTACCATGGTGTCGCCTACCGCCGCCTTTGTGGTTTAATCCTCGAGCAGGTTTACCTGTCACCCACCAAAGACCCAGCCGAAGCAGAGCAGGTTTTGTCCAACCTACACAATCACCTCGACAAGTGGTTCCGCGCCGTCCCTCTAAACGAGCAAGGCGAAACTTCGCTGCTCTTCGAGCTCTACCACAACGTCCTCCTCACGTCACTCTACCGCCCTTCACCACTCTTCAATTCAACACACCCGATGCGCATGTCTGGCTTGCGGCGCTCCGCCTGGAAGTCAGTCAAGCTGTACAGGAAGCTCCAGCACGGTAACGAACTCATGGAGAACTGGGTCCATTTCAGCAACATAGTCAccgtctcgacgacgctCATCTACACCTtactcgaggccgagggagACGAGCGCAACCTACAGCTGAGCTCGTGGCGACGAGAGGCCCTGGCTCAGGTTGACTCGTGCGAGGAGCTCCTTGGGAGCTTTTGTGCGTTCTGGCCTGGCGTCACCAGGTTTGCCGAGGCATTTCATCTATTGGCAGAGGGTGTCCGCACCAAGATTGGCGACACCAATTCATCTGAAGAGCCAAATCTATGGGTCACGCCCCAGACAACCTCTCAGACCACCACGAGCGTGTCCAACCCGAGGGGTGTGACACCTTCTGCCCCGCAAATCCTTGCCCTTCAGGCGACCGAGCCAAGCTTCCACGCTGGCACCGGCACGTTTGCAGGGCCATCACCCCAGTTTTCTGATCAAGCACTGTGGGACTCGTGGACAGTGCCCGACCTCATCATGGACGATCAAGTCGCCCAAATGCCTTCAGTACAAGGCATGGGGCTGGACGCCTTGTTTGCTAGCGTCGGCCTCAACCTGTTTCCAGATGGGACGTATCACCCTCTACCATAGATGGCATCAATGGATCTGCATCTCTCATATACAACTTCTGCATCACATTGATGGCTAAGCCTCAAAcgtgccgtcctcgaccttcttgaaCCTGGCCACAACGTCCTTCATGCCGTTGAGGAGGAACGACGAGTCCCGACCGGCAATGCCAAATCCGACCGTCGAACCAAAGTCCTTGCGGAGACTGGCAATGACCTGCGGGTGCCATTCCAGACCGCCAAAGCCGACATAGAGgccgttggccttggcggctCGGCAAATCCGAGAGAGGGCTTCGTAGACTGATGGGGCGGTGTACTGGCCGCCGATACCCATGCTGTGGGGTCAGTGTGACCCTTTGCACCTCGACTCACTCGTCCGTCAGGTCGTGGACGCCGACAAAGATGGCATCGAGGCCTTTGACAGCGGCAATCTTCTCGACATTCTCAAGAccctcgaccgtctcgaTCATTGgggcggtgatggtggtgaggTTCTGAGCATCCTGCGCTTGGACAAAGTCGGGGATTTGGAACTGGAGCTGGGGACCGAAGGCGAGCGGGCGCTCTCCCTGGACAGTTAGCCTCACAGCTTACAAACTCGACTCACCAAGGGGCGGTGCTTGCTGTACTTGACCATGAGCTGGGCCTGCTCGGCTGTTCCGACCCGAGGAACGATGATGCCCTGGGCACcattgtcgaggaggcgcgagATCCAGTCGGACTGAAGCGACGGCACAATGCACACGGGCGAGAGGCCAAAGTTGAGGGCCGTGAAGCAGAGCTGGGCAGCTGTCTCGATGCCGGTGAAGTGGTGCTCGAGATTGAGGACGATGCCGGGGTATCCTGCCAGCTTGACGAGGTTGATCACCTCTGGCGAGTGGCACAGGTGGAAGTAGTACAGCGGGGCGAAGCCTCCAGCCACCATGAGGTCCTTGACCGTGTTGCGCTTGATCAAAGGCgcgaccttgtcgagctggGAAAGGGCATCCTTCTTGATGGCGCCGTTGGTGCCGTTGGACTCGGTGACTGCTGTGGGGGACATTGCTGTGGGCGTGTTGGTAGTGGTGGGGTGCACATGGTGGTCTACACCGTCCTAGTTATACCACTGTCAGTTCCAGTCAAGTCAGCGATATCAGACCGGTCATTGTCGTCGCCTGTTCGTCGCGTCGCGGATCAATCTCCGCAGGCAGCGGCAACACGCCCGtcagggcgacggcggcggttgtGCCGCCAGTCTCTAACCCCACACGCAAGTAGCGGGGCCGCCCGGGGGCCGGCGAGACTATCTTGCAGTCTCCATGACCGCCGGGTCAGCTGACGTGCACGAGAGTGGGGGGAGTGAGATATGGCCGTTCAAGGTGGGGTAATGCGGAACGCTGTGTACAGTGAGATGGAGCATGGAGGATGCAGGCTGGTGTGCCTCGGAGTCGCCGCGAGTCAGGTCAATCGGACATGCCCGCGACCAGAcccctccctcgctcgctctaCTCGCCAAAGTCGACCTCATCGGCCCCCCACCGCCGTCTCTGTTACACCATCCATCGCCTTGTTCATCTCTCTGGCTTTACGCGTCGGCCCAGTTGCCGCAGCGGACGACCTCGCTCAGCATTGTCGGCTATGTGAACGAAGGCTCCATCTCACCACTGCACATATATCACCAGCTTGCCGTCGCATTATACTTATCGCCCCGTATCACAGCACTTGTAACATTCCTAGCACGCCCCCCATCACACCAgacacacacatacacacaaTGCCtatcgccgccgccacgatCGACCCCACAAAGGGCCCCAAGGTCAATGTCGCCCTCATCCAGATTCAGGCgggcaaggagggcggcaAGCAGGACCAGATCAAGAGAATGCGCGAGCTCGTTCTCCAGGCTGTCAAGGAGGGCAACGACAAGAACGAGCCCGTGCACTTGATTGTCCTTCCCGAGATGTGGAACGGCTCCACTGTGAGTACAAGAGTAGCGAGTCAATACTAACCGATAGCTCCACGACGAGCTTATCGCCAATGCCGAGCCCGTCCCAGAGCCCGGACAGGCCCCCTCAGAGTGGTCGTCCAAGTCGGAGACGGttcgcgccctcgccgacgctgccaTCGAGTCCAAGGTCTGGATCATTGGTGGCAGCATTCCCGAGCAGGGCGCCGAGAGGTTGTACAACACGGCGACCGTCTACTCGCCCGAGGGTGCACTCATCGCCAAGTACCGCAAGACGCACCTGTTCGACCTGTGTCTCCCGAAGATGACCTACAAGGAAAGCGACACCTTTGCCCCGGGCGACCACCTCACCACCTTTGACACACCCTTTGGCCGCTTCGGTCTTGCAATGTAAGCCACAGACATTCCCAGCCTTGCTGACCACTGTCAAGCTGCTATGACTTGCGCTTTGCCGAGATTGCCATCCTCGCGTCTCGCAAGGGCTGCACGGCCGTCTTCTACCCCGCGGCGTTCAACACCCACACTGGCCCCCTCCACTGGGAGCTCTTACAGCGTGGACGCGCGCTTGACAACCAGATCTACGTCGCCACCTGCTCATGCGCCCGTGATGAGACGGCAAAGTATGTGATCTACGGCCACTCGATGGCCGTTTCGCCCATGGGCAAGGTCATTGCGACtgccgagaccgaggagaAGATTGTCTACGCCACCTTTGGTAAGTTGAACGCAGCCTGAGAGACCTTGGCTGACGTGCACCAGACCCTCAGCACATTGCCGACACTCGCGCTGGCATCCCCCTTCTCACCCAGCGGAGGTTTGACTTGTACCCCGACAtcctcgccgttgccgagggCAATGCCCAGTAGTGGAACATCTGGAGAAGACATGCACTGTTGTACCAAAGCGATATGCATTCAATCTGAGCAGACCAATGGGCGGAAACTGGACGGGAGGCTTGGAGAGGGGGTCAACCATTCGATTCGTGGGGGGTCATGGGGCCGCTTCACCACGACAGACGACCCGGCAAACAATACGCGTCTTGACCTGGCTGTGGGGCCGTCCATCGACCTATCCATTCGCTTCTCCGCCCCACAGAGCTGGCTTTGCGAGCCAAGAGTATGTGTCGGCGAGCCCCGAGGCTTTGCGGGGCTGCATTTGcacgtgggcggcgggccacCCTCCGACATGCCGACCGGCTCAGAACCCCTCGGACCCCTGGCCGACGGTGGACAATGTCCGCAtctgctgcggcgtcgcAGTGGTGGCCGacacctccacctcgagcgACCACTTGCAGACCTCGACACTGAGCATTGATATCAAGCACAAACCTTCCAAAACGGCATATAAATGAGACATGTTCCATCACTGGTCCTCGTACAATATCCACCTCGTCCCCATCGACAACCCAGCCAAACGCCAACGACTCAACATGTCCCCCACCGCCATCACTGAGCAGCCCGCCACCAacggcaaggccaaggccgccgaccccctcctcgccctcgacaaggtcCTGCCCGTCCTCTCGCGCAACCCCCTCAAGGACCGCATGCACGCTGGCAACTTCTCGCCTTGCTACTACATCCAGATGGTGTCATCCCCCGAggtcctcaacctcgccaagctcgccggcTACCACGCGACCgtcctcaacctcgagcaCCACAAGACTGGTATCGAGACGGCTTCGGACATCTGTCTCGCTGCTCTGAACCGCGGGTGAGTGGCCTTACCCCCTATCTCTCTACATGAGTGCTAACTCCTCCAGCATCGCCCCCATCTGCATCGTTCCCTCGCTCCAGAACGACTGGATCTcccgcctgctcgacaacGGCGCTCAGGGTATCATCGTCCCCCGCGTCGGCACGGCCGACATGGCCCGCGAGATGGTGCGCTTCGGCAAGCACCGTCctctcggcgagcgtccTCTTGCCTTCTCCCCCCAGCTCCAGTTCCAGATCCCCGACTTCCGACAGGCCCAGGAGGCGCAGAACCTCACGTCCATCATCGCGCCAATGAtcgagacggtcgagggGCTCGCCAACGTCGAGGAGATTGCTGCCGTTAACGGCCTGGACGCCATCTTTGTCGGTGTGCACGACCTCTCAGATGACATGGGTATCGGCGGCGAGTTCTCCAACCCCCGCATCTACGAGGCCCTGTCCAAGATCTGTCGCGCTGCCGCAGCCAACGGCCTGTacgtcg encodes the following:
- the ACU-7_0 gene encoding Isocitrate lyase; the encoded protein is MTVTLNDNLDAWRSAAAIEEWWATPSQRGITRPYSAAEVAQLRDIFPEGDGASAMGLLLRETLTRHARDQSVNLTISAGDGITAQVLSESGLDVVYASGGVSAMSDVTTKDPSTDLSDYTYDTVPSKVATLYRSQLVHARTAQALGKPYRIIPIIADGDSGFGFQSSVMKIVKLFVQAGVAGFHIDDLLSGCKRYDGKDGVGYVVVPLSEAVRRHIAAKLQLDIMGAEVVSIHRTDAETATHITSTVDPRDRPFILGASIPQAYDAASAPDYKTWIQAAELKTLDEAFAAAHPALIDTFNAQTKGKNTSEALLVAAKLAPEFYWSADAARTVQGWFPFRGGVEAATARAIVCAPYTDASWACQTKPYNGPAVEAFAKGVRAAVPGRWLAYNWTVLPAEFSKSKEVAEAPEKLAKLGYVYQWMPVGGMTAVGIGARSSAQAIKEGGVSGFLQNAERVQGKQRDLLYWLLDLAKLSDQAQEIIGTGL
- the liz1_0 gene encoding Pantothenate transporter liz1 — encoded protein: MASHPNSGPHTPSADDEKRSMTQQDVVEVVNNPSHPVQYTRWQKFVSAVWDPDYYLKSEAERRLVRKLDTYMLLIDQTNLANAYVSGLKEDLHIQANEYTRMLTIYNAVYCVLQVPSNMIVMKVRPSWWLAGCELGWTIFTFAQAAAQTVPQMYVFRFFVAFFEAAFQPVSYFLLGSWYTKKELGKRMAIWFSAAPLGNAFSGYMQAAIYKGLNGNHGIAGWRWLYIVCGCMTLPAVVCVFFLVPDFPNTTKAWYITEEEREMARKRCANNGTEDVHNVVSWSAFVDMAKGWRFWLIPFMYIFYGFCVQAYQYFGIFLKSAGFSVEMRNILPSSSWIASVPFQMFIGYISDKTGSRFEVIMSVLSLQLIPAVILAIWPKSTDLKIGAFFMNVIFFTTSIIYTWISEICHANAQERGVVLGLTNTAFFAVNAWLPNVVFLQTDAPSFRKGFPTLLACLVSCMILVCVVRILYTRQEKKRAIEAGLVDGDVEQTGVGIKH
- the STB5_0 gene encoding Protein STB5, giving the protein MSSETSSERSAPTGPTRRRAPSGVPRLSTRTVDGGAIACQRCHHRKKKCDRERPTCGPCSRVKADCIYDIPISDRSHPGFVTNLLSENAAQKEQLSTLRSQLSWLESRVKELEHASAATDTALAAETLLLHALPTNVMHLDESMDTSSSLPPTTMDRDTLNDPGGHATLAERIIQQILTTERGLTLRQSIGEQLGAPDDDESRESDQTTSPLAPWPPKPLARKLANLYLDWTIAFYPLARRSEVLADVDELYAVAGSDVPTDDTFPDPDIRVFRLLIILAGGVNIAETQRGCPRSETSTSLCHQAYRHFPAVFRRKEEECIAGMTLYANYCLLDFGRMSPHHVIGIVARFAIELGFHKEDPSLPLDQQDERRRLFYTIYNLDRVVAVTNSQPLAIPDSIITVKLPNKVEATSPIHRHIEATSFFYHGVAYRRLCGLILEQVYLSPTKDPAEAEQVLSNLHNHLDKWFRAVPLNEQGETSLLFELYHNVLLTSLYRPSPLFNSTHPMRMSGLRRSAWKSVKLYRKLQHGNELMENWVHFSNIVTVSTTLIYTLLEAEGDERNLQLSSWRREALAQVDSCEELLGSFCAFWPGVTRFAEAFHLLAEGVRTKIGDTNSSEEPNLWVTPQTTSQTTTSVSNPRGVTPSAPQILALQATEPSFHAGTGTFAGPSPQFSDQALWDSWTVPDLIMDDQVAQMPSVQGMGLDALFASVGLNLFPDGTYHPLP
- the hpcH_0 gene encoding 4-hydroxy-2-oxo-heptane-1,7-dioate aldolase translates to MSPTAVTESNGTNGAIKKDALSQLDKVAPLIKRNTVKDLMVAGGFAPLYYFHLCHSPEVINLVKLAGYPGIVLNLEHHFTGIETAAQLCFTALNFGLSPVCIVPSLQSDWISRLLDNGAQGIIVPRVGTAEQAQLMVKYSKHRPLGERPLAFGPQLQFQIPDFVQAQDAQNLTTITAPMIETVEGLENVEKIAAVKGLDAIFVGVHDLTDDMGIGGQYTAPSVYEALSRICRAAKANGLYVGFGGLEWHPQVIASLRKDFGSTVGFGIAGRDSSFLLNGMKDVVARFKKVEDGTFEA
- the SPAC26A3.11_0 gene encoding Hydrolase, with amino-acid sequence MPIAAATIDPTKGPKVNVALIQIQAGKEGGKQDQIKRMRELVLQAVKEGNDKNEPVHLIVLPEMWNGSTLHDELIANAEPVPEPGQAPSEWSSKSETVRALADAAIESKVWIIGGSIPEQGAERLYNTATVYSPEGALIAKYRKTHLFDLCLPKMTYKESDTFAPGDHLTTFDTPFGRFGLAICYDLRFAEIAILASRKGCTAVFYPAAFNTHTGPLHWELLQRGRALDNQIYVATCSCARDETAKYVIYGHSMAVSPMGKVIATAETEEKIVYATFDPQHIADTRAGIPLLTQRRFDLYPDILAVAEGNAQ
- the garL gene encoding 5-keto-4-deoxy-D-glucarate aldolase, producing MSPTAITEQPATNGKAKAADPLLALDKVLPVLSRNPLKDRMHAGNFSPCYYIQMVSSPEVLNLAKLAGYHATVLNLEHHKTGIETASDICLAALNRGIAPICIVPSLQNDWISRLLDNGAQGIIVPRVGTADMAREMVRFGKHRPLGERPLAFSPQLQFQIPDFRQAQEAQNLTSIIAPMIETVEGLANVEEIAAVNGLDAIFVGVHDLSDDMGIGGEFSNPRIYEALSKICRAAAANGLYVGFGGLEWRPDLIGRLRKDFGSTVAFGIAGRDGVFLLNGMREVVKRFQDVEAGIEVPALA